In Pseudobacter ginsenosidimutans, the following are encoded in one genomic region:
- a CDS encoding TonB-dependent receptor, whose translation MQLNAVKQRNYSACFAKTASVDEGLVYRTFRRSTVGTTVNAMKLTIIFLIVAVFQVNAHTSAQTVSYSAKAASIPTVLSAFEKQTGYLFFFRKEDMSTVKPVSVDLNNVPLTDALHELLKGLPLKFTIRGNTVFIKKDETLAFVRPPGLEIELRKAVIGKVVDMKGVPIQGVSVTVKGTSRATTTDIAGRYSIDVPEDGTLVFTSVSHETQSVPVKGKTQIDVMLRLKISSLEDYIVVGYGSTKRKDLTGSVSSVDVKEVRDAPFVSIDQALTGKAAGVQVVQADGSPGGVAKIRIRGGTSLMGSNDPLYIIDGVQVQIQNRYLQNQAEAVNPIERFGSDDPNSSVSGAFARGLNSLAGLNINDIESIDILKDASATAIYGSRAANGVVIITTKKGKQNQKPVLEANYYTGFTKAIKQDLLDAEQYKMITKEAAKNLNDERANAGLPLNARAYAILTNPDYLGTANTDWLGLVMRTGITQNADISVRGGGTGSRYYTSLAYQKQQGALKGTDFQRISGKINLDNEITHRLRIIANLDYGFTKNNITNGIYAQALYAPPTLPAYNPDGSVYQFTGSRIGGYDYEGYQNPLALLQGINEGKTSTLLGSLAAEVDILKDLKFRSVVSVNYTNYHQLNYVPSTAVIASPNGIGSSNGGTGSQSQTENTSMFYENTLTWDKQFNDQHRLNVVGGTTWQKDRFNTFSASGQGFPDDKFLNNLSSAAVALAPTGTSGQSSLLSFFMRANYSLKERYLFTFTGRSDASSKFPKVNRVGYFPSGGVAWRISEENFLKDVKWLDELKIRASAGLTGTQNIGDNLFYTLYTPGSYNRVNAMIPTQLGNDDIKWESTMQKDLGLDFSFLNARIRGSFGYYEKKTDGLLMSTILPPSSSYASVISNFATIVNKGLEFDIRADIIRGRDFQWNAAFNISGNRSKVLDIAGDFTDPNGDPALAQYYLGNSIVRKGEPIGLFYGKIFQGLYQNQKQIDDYKAANPYWIYFNPFVNIGDAMYERDSTGFDKQDVIGHAQPKFYGGFTNTLNYKNFNLIVLFTYSYGGEVLYLQDVQNKFVSGQTNKSTAILDRWTPENPNADRPRLIMGGNSTAYTASNDVYDASFIKLKSVTLSYRLPDNLMKKWRMRDVNVYVSGTNLITISSYPGPDPEVSGDPYSLINGATDSGTFPTVRQYSAGVRIGF comes from the coding sequence ATGCAATTAAATGCTGTTAAGCAGCGGAATTATTCCGCCTGCTTTGCCAAAACTGCCTCGGTGGATGAAGGACTTGTGTACAGAACGTTCCGGCGGTCCACCGTGGGAACAACTGTGAATGCGATGAAACTGACAATCATCTTCCTGATCGTGGCCGTATTCCAGGTAAATGCTCATACCTCGGCCCAGACTGTTTCTTACTCCGCCAAAGCGGCGAGCATCCCAACAGTGCTATCCGCTTTCGAGAAACAAACAGGTTATCTTTTCTTTTTCCGGAAAGAAGACATGAGTACAGTGAAGCCAGTATCGGTTGACCTGAACAATGTTCCGCTTACCGATGCCCTCCACGAATTGCTCAAGGGACTTCCCCTCAAATTCACCATCCGCGGCAATACCGTTTTCATCAAGAAGGATGAAACGCTTGCTTTTGTTCGTCCTCCCGGATTGGAGATCGAACTTCGGAAAGCCGTTATCGGAAAGGTAGTGGATATGAAAGGTGTGCCCATCCAGGGGGTAAGTGTAACGGTAAAGGGAACCTCACGGGCAACAACAACCGATATCGCTGGCCGTTATTCCATCGATGTGCCGGAAGACGGCACCCTGGTGTTCACCAGCGTTTCGCATGAGACCCAGTCTGTACCCGTGAAAGGGAAAACACAGATCGATGTGATGCTCAGACTTAAGATCTCTTCCCTCGAAGACTATATCGTGGTAGGCTATGGCTCTACCAAAAGAAAAGACCTCACCGGTTCCGTTTCGTCTGTGGATGTGAAGGAAGTGAGGGACGCTCCCTTTGTGAGCATTGATCAGGCGCTCACCGGAAAAGCAGCAGGGGTGCAGGTTGTACAGGCCGATGGTTCTCCCGGCGGCGTGGCCAAGATCCGTATCCGTGGCGGTACCTCACTCATGGGCAGCAATGATCCGCTCTATATCATCGATGGTGTACAGGTGCAGATCCAAAACCGCTATCTGCAGAACCAGGCAGAAGCGGTGAACCCCATCGAGCGTTTCGGCAGCGATGATCCCAACTCATCCGTTTCCGGCGCTTTTGCCAGAGGACTGAACAGTCTCGCCGGCTTAAATATCAACGACATTGAAAGTATTGATATCCTGAAGGACGCATCCGCAACAGCCATCTATGGATCACGCGCCGCCAACGGCGTGGTGATCATCACTACCAAAAAAGGAAAACAGAACCAGAAGCCGGTGCTGGAAGCTAATTACTACACAGGTTTCACCAAAGCCATTAAACAGGATCTGCTGGATGCCGAACAATACAAGATGATCACGAAGGAAGCGGCGAAGAACCTCAATGATGAGCGCGCCAATGCAGGTCTTCCCCTCAATGCCCGTGCCTATGCCATCTTAACCAATCCCGATTACCTGGGCACAGCCAATACTGACTGGCTGGGACTGGTTATGCGTACTGGCATCACACAGAATGCAGATATCTCCGTTCGTGGCGGTGGCACTGGCTCCCGTTACTACACTTCACTGGCTTACCAGAAACAACAGGGCGCCCTGAAGGGAACAGATTTTCAGCGTATCTCCGGAAAGATCAATCTGGATAACGAGATCACGCATCGTCTGCGCATCATCGCCAACCTCGATTACGGCTTTACCAAAAACAATATCACCAACGGTATCTATGCACAGGCGCTCTATGCACCACCCACATTGCCTGCATACAATCCCGATGGCAGCGTATACCAGTTCACCGGCTCCAGGATCGGTGGATATGATTACGAAGGTTACCAGAACCCGCTCGCCTTACTGCAAGGGATAAACGAAGGAAAGACTTCCACCTTGCTGGGATCACTCGCTGCTGAAGTGGATATCCTGAAAGACCTGAAATTCCGCAGTGTTGTATCTGTGAACTATACCAACTATCATCAGCTGAACTATGTGCCCAGCACTGCTGTGATTGCCTCTCCCAATGGTATCGGCAGCTCCAATGGCGGTACAGGCTCTCAGTCGCAAACCGAGAACACCAGCATGTTCTATGAGAATACGCTTACATGGGACAAGCAATTCAATGACCAGCACAGACTGAATGTTGTAGGCGGAACCACCTGGCAGAAAGATCGTTTCAATACGTTCTCAGCCAGCGGACAGGGATTCCCCGACGATAAATTCCTGAACAATCTCTCTTCAGCCGCCGTTGCCCTGGCGCCAACCGGTACATCAGGACAAAGCTCCCTGCTGAGCTTTTTCATGCGCGCCAACTACTCACTGAAGGAGCGCTATCTTTTCACATTCACCGGTCGTTCAGACGCATCTTCCAAATTCCCGAAGGTGAACCGGGTTGGGTATTTCCCTTCCGGTGGCGTGGCCTGGAGGATCTCCGAAGAGAATTTCCTGAAAGATGTGAAATGGCTGGATGAGCTGAAGATCAGAGCCAGCGCTGGTTTGACCGGTACACAGAACATTGGCGATAACCTCTTCTATACACTGTATACCCCAGGTTCTTACAACAGGGTGAATGCCATGATCCCCACACAGCTCGGCAACGACGATATCAAATGGGAATCCACTATGCAGAAAGATCTTGGTCTGGATTTCAGTTTCCTCAATGCACGTATCCGTGGATCATTCGGATATTATGAAAAGAAAACAGATGGACTGTTGATGAGCACCATCCTTCCTCCCAGCTCTTCCTATGCAAGTGTGATCTCCAATTTTGCCACCATCGTTAATAAAGGACTGGAATTCGATATCCGCGCAGATATCATTCGCGGCAGGGACTTCCAGTGGAATGCCGCTTTCAATATTTCAGGCAACCGATCCAAAGTGCTGGATATTGCCGGTGATTTCACTGATCCGAATGGAGATCCTGCCCTGGCGCAGTATTATCTCGGTAACAGCATCGTGAGAAAAGGAGAGCCTATCGGACTGTTCTATGGAAAGATCTTCCAGGGACTTTACCAAAATCAAAAACAGATCGATGATTACAAGGCCGCAAATCCATACTGGATCTATTTCAATCCTTTCGTGAATATCGGGGATGCTATGTATGAGCGCGACAGTACCGGTTTCGATAAGCAGGATGTGATCGGTCATGCACAACCGAAATTCTATGGCGGATTCACCAATACGCTCAATTACAAGAATTTCAACCTGATAGTTCTCTTCACATATTCCTATGGTGGCGAAGTGCTTTATCTCCAGGATGTACAGAATAAATTTGTGAGCGGCCAAACTAATAAGAGCACGGCGATACTGGACAGGTGGACGCCGGAGAATCCTAATGCAGACAGGCCACGCCTGATCATGGGAGGCAACTCTACTGCCTACACAGCCAGCAATGATGTGTATGATGCCAGTTTCATCAAACTGAAATCCGTAACGCTTTCTTACAGACTGCCGGATAACCTGATGAAGAAATGGAGAATGAGAGACGTGAATGTTTACGTTTCCGGCACCAACCTGATCACCATTTCTTCCTATCCCGGACCTGATCCTGAAGTGAGCGGTGATCCTTACAGCCTGATCAACGGAGCTACCGATTCCGGCACCTTCCCCACAGTTCGTCAATACAGTGCAGGTGTGAGGATTGGATTTTAA
- a CDS encoding RagB/SusD family nutrient uptake outer membrane protein, which yields MKQLTYIFSASLLLFASCSKELGKLPENAKVDGNTILDQKTAVVALNGVYYRFANVQAGNNVTDWGANETYPGFFSGFLGYGYGEMNEERNQYNVTGDYFWTYSYSIINAANGVIGAVDKLPDTKFTGDGKKNILAEARFLRAYGNAKLLSYYGQWWDLNSKYGVMLRTELVALGNVPKDRSTVAESYTSIFEDLDYAIANGPDLTDNSYASKWTAMALKMRVLLMHGQAADYTAAITLADQIIGSGKFNLEPKLIDLFRTKGMASKEVILGVRPQQNQETYYYNVSKQYWPGASSLYVAVQGFKDLLQSDPRNSWMVGTENDSREDSYYFTKYIAEGSTPSQITESVYPFRLSEVYLMKAEAIVRSGGTVANARTILKEVMTKAEVTNFTAVDNAATPDAMLEQIWLETARNLTGEDGQEWLALLRLPFEKVKELKPLITDKIQYILPVPRTELLNNPEFGDQNPGYSR from the coding sequence ATGAAACAGCTTACATATATCTTTTCTGCCTCGCTGCTGCTCTTTGCTTCCTGCAGCAAGGAACTGGGGAAATTACCAGAAAATGCAAAAGTGGACGGTAATACCATACTTGATCAGAAAACTGCCGTGGTGGCACTTAATGGCGTGTACTATCGTTTTGCCAATGTGCAGGCAGGTAATAATGTTACTGACTGGGGCGCCAATGAAACCTATCCAGGTTTCTTCTCGGGCTTCCTCGGTTATGGTTACGGAGAAATGAATGAAGAAAGAAATCAATACAATGTAACAGGTGATTATTTCTGGACTTATTCCTATTCCATCATCAATGCCGCCAATGGCGTGATTGGTGCAGTTGATAAACTGCCAGACACAAAGTTCACCGGCGACGGAAAGAAAAACATCCTTGCCGAAGCACGCTTTCTCAGGGCTTATGGAAATGCCAAATTACTGAGCTATTACGGGCAATGGTGGGATCTCAACAGCAAGTACGGTGTAATGCTGCGCACAGAGCTCGTTGCCCTTGGCAATGTTCCCAAGGACCGCAGCACTGTTGCTGAATCTTATACCAGCATTTTCGAAGACCTGGATTATGCCATCGCCAATGGCCCGGATCTTACTGATAATTCCTATGCTAGCAAATGGACAGCCATGGCGCTGAAAATGCGCGTGCTCCTGATGCACGGACAAGCGGCGGACTATACTGCAGCTATTACCCTGGCAGATCAGATCATCGGCAGCGGAAAATTCAACCTGGAACCTAAGCTCATCGACCTGTTCAGAACAAAGGGAATGGCCAGCAAAGAAGTGATCCTCGGTGTGCGTCCGCAACAAAACCAGGAAACTTACTACTACAATGTGAGCAAGCAATACTGGCCCGGCGCGTCTTCTCTGTATGTGGCTGTACAGGGATTCAAAGACCTGTTGCAGAGTGATCCCAGGAACAGCTGGATGGTGGGGACGGAAAATGATTCAAGGGAAGATTCTTATTATTTCACAAAATACATCGCTGAAGGAAGTACTCCTTCCCAGATCACAGAAAGCGTATACCCATTCAGGTTATCTGAGGTGTATCTCATGAAAGCAGAAGCCATCGTGAGATCAGGCGGTACCGTTGCCAATGCAAGAACGATTCTGAAAGAAGTGATGACGAAAGCGGAAGTGACCAACTTTACGGCGGTAGACAATGCAGCCACTCCGGATGCAATGCTGGAGCAGATCTGGCTGGAAACTGCCAGGAACCTCACCGGTGAAGACGGACAGGAATGGCTGGCCCTGCTCAGATTGCCTTTCGAGAAAGTGAAGGAGCTGAAACCTCTTATCACTGACAAGATCCAGTACATCCTGCCTGTGCCCCGCACTGAATTATTGAACAATCCGGAGTTCGGAGATCAGAACCCGGGTTATTCCCGATAG
- a CDS encoding TlpA disulfide reductase family protein produces MKTTIGYALILGCAYACQTAEAPRKASIDAHITGLKDSVVYISGLNDEPAKSDTVPVKDGKFSWSGTVTDPRKVFISTSGQYMEFFMENNPVKIEGTVDSFYYSKVTGSASQDEHMGFEKSVKDITDGQWPLYQQLHVAKDDKVKAALEARIDSFRMAKRARIKTYVLQHPASPVSVALLADMAVMGEFAPIDSLYRQLDPVAKQSVSGQKLSERLIVIKRSSLGQTIKDFSQNDLDGRPVKFSDFKGKYLFVDFWASWCGPCRAENPNVLRAYNTFKGKNFEVLGISLDDNASKWKEAVEKDGMPWKQLSDLKGYNNEIAEYYGIQAIPSSFLLDPNGVIIAKDLRGTELQTKLAEILQ; encoded by the coding sequence ATGAAAACAACAATCGGGTATGCGCTCATCCTCGGCTGCGCATATGCCTGCCAGACAGCCGAAGCGCCCAGGAAAGCCAGTATCGACGCCCATATCACCGGCCTCAAAGATTCGGTAGTGTACATTTCCGGTCTGAACGATGAGCCGGCGAAAAGCGATACCGTGCCGGTGAAAGATGGAAAATTCTCCTGGTCAGGAACGGTAACGGATCCACGAAAAGTGTTTATCAGCACAAGCGGACAATACATGGAATTCTTCATGGAAAATAACCCGGTAAAAATCGAAGGAACAGTGGATTCTTTCTATTATAGTAAGGTTACAGGTTCTGCTTCGCAGGACGAACACATGGGTTTTGAGAAATCGGTTAAAGATATTACCGATGGCCAGTGGCCTCTTTACCAGCAATTGCATGTGGCGAAGGATGATAAAGTGAAGGCAGCATTGGAAGCGAGGATCGATTCTTTCAGGATGGCAAAAAGAGCACGCATCAAAACTTATGTGCTGCAACATCCGGCCAGTCCTGTTTCCGTGGCCCTGCTCGCTGATATGGCGGTGATGGGAGAGTTTGCCCCGATCGACAGCCTTTACCGTCAACTGGATCCGGTAGCTAAACAATCTGTATCCGGACAGAAGCTGAGCGAAAGGCTGATAGTGATCAAACGCAGCTCGCTTGGGCAAACCATCAAAGATTTCTCTCAGAACGATCTCGATGGAAGGCCTGTGAAATTCTCCGACTTCAAAGGCAAATACCTGTTTGTTGATTTCTGGGCCAGTTGGTGCGGCCCCTGCAGGGCTGAGAACCCGAATGTGCTCAGGGCTTACAATACATTCAAGGGAAAGAATTTCGAAGTGTTGGGCATCTCGCTGGACGATAATGCTTCCAAATGGAAGGAAGCGGTGGAGAAAGATGGTATGCCCTGGAAACAGTTGTCTGATCTCAAAGGATACAACAATGAGATCGCGGAATATTACGGCATCCAGGCTATTCCTTCCTCTTTCCTGCTCGATCCCAATGGCGTGATCATCGCCAAGGACCTTCGTGGCACAGAATTGCAAACCAAACTCGCTGAAATATTACAATAA
- a CDS encoding TlpA disulfide reductase family protein, with protein sequence MNKNFIIMSALALAGLAVQAQSGPFEIKGTLKGSHNGYVYLMYSTEGRIQKMDSSLVKNGQFSFAGELPNPVSATVLLENVKVWTGKEDMARLFIEPGKMKLAITKGNLKAASLTGSVSQKENAELELISAGPRQKMKSFSDAYDKANEAYIAARKAGKDEATLEKLKDKATEAKDKLDPFYEEMRTNTITWMKQHPASWVTASNMRWYVSSMKLQESEEMYGKMPEAIRQSPIGQELKKEIDGLRMGSPGSKAHLFTKKDINGQDLSLADLKGKYVLVDFWASWCVPCRKGNPHLLSLYSKYKDKGFEIIGISDDDSNHEAWKKAVEKDGIGVWKHVLRGLDMKKKMAGEENPEDVSDYYGIHSLPTKILIDPNGVIVGRYGGGGENDEAMDKKLKEIFGS encoded by the coding sequence ATGAACAAGAATTTCATCATCATGTCTGCGCTTGCACTGGCCGGTTTGGCTGTGCAGGCACAATCAGGCCCTTTCGAGATCAAAGGGACCCTGAAAGGAAGTCATAACGGATATGTGTACCTGATGTATAGTACAGAGGGACGCATACAGAAAATGGACAGCTCCCTGGTGAAGAATGGACAATTCAGTTTCGCCGGCGAGTTGCCGAATCCGGTATCTGCCACGGTACTACTTGAAAACGTAAAAGTCTGGACGGGGAAAGAAGATATGGCCCGGCTCTTTATCGAACCAGGAAAAATGAAATTGGCGATCACGAAGGGAAACCTTAAAGCGGCATCGCTCACAGGATCAGTATCGCAGAAAGAAAATGCAGAGCTGGAACTTATTAGTGCAGGACCCAGGCAAAAAATGAAAAGTTTCAGCGACGCTTATGATAAGGCCAATGAAGCATACATCGCTGCCAGGAAAGCCGGTAAAGATGAAGCAACACTGGAGAAACTAAAGGATAAGGCCACGGAAGCCAAAGACAAACTGGATCCCTTCTATGAAGAAATGAGGACCAATACCATCACCTGGATGAAACAACATCCGGCATCCTGGGTAACGGCCTCCAATATGCGATGGTATGTCAGCTCCATGAAATTGCAGGAATCTGAAGAGATGTATGGGAAGATGCCTGAGGCTATCCGTCAAAGCCCGATCGGCCAGGAATTGAAAAAAGAGATCGATGGTCTGCGCATGGGATCACCCGGCAGCAAGGCGCATTTATTTACGAAAAAAGATATCAATGGCCAGGACCTCAGTCTTGCCGATCTCAAAGGCAAATATGTATTGGTGGATTTCTGGGCCAGCTGGTGCGTGCCCTGTCGCAAAGGCAATCCACATCTGTTGAGCCTCTATTCAAAGTATAAAGACAAAGGCTTCGAGATCATCGGCATCTCCGACGACGATAGCAATCATGAAGCCTGGAAGAAAGCCGTTGAAAAGGACGGTATCGGTGTATGGAAACATGTACTGCGCGGGCTGGACATGAAGAAGAAAATGGCCGGAGAAGAAAACCCCGAAGATGTGAGTGATTATTACGGCATCCATTCACTGCCCACCAAGATCCTCATCGATCCCAATGGCGTGATCGTTGGTCGTTATGGTGGCGGCGGTGAGAACGATGAAGCAATGGACAAAAAACTGAAAGAGATCTTCGGAAGTTGA
- a CDS encoding HNH endonuclease yields the protein MSAGPERARLFCAILDFRFPGNFITLMDHIKPKSKGGSGTAENGQVLCRGCNRTKSDN from the coding sequence ATGAGCGCCGGGCCTGAAAGGGCCCGGCTTTTTTGTGCTATTCTTGATTTTCGATTTCCAGGTAATTTTATTACATTGATGGACCATATTAAACCTAAATCTAAAGGAGGAAGTGGAACTGCTGAAAATGGGCAGGTGCTTTGCCGAGGATGTAATAGAACAAAAAGTGATAATTAA
- a CDS encoding DUF4265 domain-containing protein, whose translation MELLKMGRCFAEDVIEQKVIINMKHVKIYFEHNNTPEGKFGIESAWAIPDGEFYKLDNILFYAPEYSLGDVVSVENRNGELFVTGLIKESGHSTVRIIFYNADDIIKTRKFLEDLGCESEISDIPTLLAVDIPTNVNYQIVKEALMQGEAMSKWGYEEACIAHPNA comes from the coding sequence GTGGAACTGCTGAAAATGGGCAGGTGCTTTGCCGAGGATGTAATAGAACAAAAAGTGATAATTAATATGAAACATGTAAAAATTTATTTTGAACACAATAATACACCAGAAGGAAAATTTGGTATCGAAAGCGCTTGGGCTATTCCTGATGGCGAATTTTATAAACTTGATAATATTTTATTCTATGCACCTGAATATTCTTTAGGTGATGTTGTGAGCGTTGAAAATAGAAATGGAGAGTTATTTGTAACGGGGTTAATTAAGGAGTCTGGACATAGTACAGTAAGAATTATCTTCTACAATGCTGATGATATTATTAAAACCAGGAAATTTTTAGAAGATTTAGGTTGTGAATCTGAAATAAGTGATATTCCAACCTTGCTCGCAGTAGATATACCAACAAATGTAAATTACCAAATAGTAAAGGAAGCTTTAATGCAAGGAGAAGCAATGTCTAAATGGGGGTATGAGGAGGCATGTATAGCACATCCCAATGCCTAA
- a CDS encoding dihydrofolate reductase family protein: MRKLIISMHTSLDGYTAGPNGEMDWIRFDDALFDFVGEFTDRSDTALYGRVTFDMMDAYWPTAGSQPNANRHAKHHSAWYNKVTKVVVSTTLQPDPSKKLQVISADLKANIEKLKKETGGDILVFGSPSIVRQLEEHNLIDEYWLMMNPIILGSGISMYSKDIQQLKLEPGETKRFSCGVTALSFRKR, encoded by the coding sequence ATGCGCAAATTGATCATTTCCATGCATACTTCACTCGATGGATATACAGCAGGTCCGAACGGCGAAATGGACTGGATCAGATTCGATGATGCATTGTTCGATTTTGTGGGAGAGTTTACAGACCGCTCCGATACAGCTTTGTACGGACGTGTTACATTTGACATGATGGATGCCTACTGGCCTACTGCAGGATCGCAACCAAATGCTAACAGACATGCCAAACATCATTCCGCCTGGTATAATAAAGTCACGAAAGTAGTAGTGTCCACTACCCTTCAACCTGATCCCTCCAAAAAACTCCAGGTGATCAGCGCCGACCTGAAAGCAAATATTGAAAAACTGAAAAAGGAAACAGGCGGCGATATCCTTGTATTTGGAAGTCCTTCCATTGTGAGGCAGCTGGAAGAACACAATCTGATCGATGAATACTGGCTGATGATGAATCCCATTATTCTGGGCTCAGGCATTTCAATGTATTCAAAAGATATTCAACAACTGAAACTGGAACCTGGCGAGACCAAAAGATTTTCCTGTGGCGTTACCGCATTAAGTTTTAGGAAAAGATAA